In Brassica rapa cultivar Chiifu-401-42 chromosome A06, CAAS_Brap_v3.01, whole genome shotgun sequence, a single window of DNA contains:
- the LOC103874261 gene encoding LOW QUALITY PROTEIN: ferric reduction oxidase 4 (The sequence of the model RefSeq protein was modified relative to this genomic sequence to represent the inferred CDS: substituted 1 base at 1 genomic stop codon) → EIQKHRTPKKENFTHQHTLYIRYCGYNKGILGNMRNILKMLMLIAFVGWIFVWIMVSTNIFKNKWTPKMAKYLNTTYFGPQGINLVLLTVPMMFIAVLSSVYLHIQKKPTQTQSKWKIKGRMGRVMMVMNPLGIVTATEFTFSLLFVALLAWALANYLYLSYHFSLHNDDNAKIWQAKFRAFGLRIGYVGHYCWAFLFFPVTRASTILPLVGLTSESSIKYHIWLGHISNFLFLVHTVVFLIYWAMINKLMETFAWNPTYVPNLAGTIAMVIGIAMWVTSLPYYRRKKFEIFFYTHHLYGPYVIFYVIHVGDSWLCMILPNIFLFFIDRYLRFLQSTKRSRLVSARILPSDNLELTFAKTPGLHYTPTSILFLYVPSISKLQWHPFTITSSCNLEKDTLSVVIRRQGSWTQKLYTHISSSIDSLEVSTEGPYGPNSIDLSRHDSLILVSGGSGITPFISVIRELIFQSQSQSPKLPDVLLVCAFKHYHDLAFLDIIFPSDISVXDISRLNLRIEAYITQEDKKPETDNDHRFLQKKWFKPHPLDSPISPVLGPNNLLWLGVVILSSFVMFLLLIAIVTRYYIYPVDHNTGSIYNFSYRGLWDMFLGCVCIFIASSIVFLWRKKQNKEGEKESKKQVQSVDIQTPTSSPGSWFCGHERELESVPYQSIVHATSVHFGSKPNLKKILFEAEGSEDVGVMVCGPRKMRHEVARICSSGLAKNLHFEAISFNW, encoded by the exons GAAATCCAAAAGCATAGAaccccaaaaaaagaaaatttcacaCATCAACATACGCTTTACATCAGATACTGTGGATACAATAAAGGGATATTGGGGAATATGAGAAACATTCTGAAGATGTTAATGTTGATTGCATTTGTTGGATGGATTTTTGTTTGGATTATGGTTTCaacaaacattttcaaaaacaagTGGACGCCCAAAATGGCTAAGTATCTCAATACTACTTATTTTGGTCCTCAAG GCATAAATCTAGTGCTTCTTACCGTTCCAATGATGTTCATTGCGGTTCTGAGTAGTGTTTATTTGCATATCCAGAAGAAGCCCACGCAAACTCAAAG CAAATGGAAGATAAAAGGGAGAATGGGGAgggtgatgatggtgatgaacCCACTGGGTATAGTGACAGCCACCGAGTTTACTTTTTCTCTATTGTTTGTAGCTCTTTTGGCTTGGGCTCTCGCCAATTATCTCTACCTTAGCTACCACTTCAGTCTTCATAACGACGACAAtgcaaaaat ATGGCAGGCAAAGTTTAGGGCGTTTGGTCTGAGAATAGGATACGTCGGCCACTACTGTTGGGCCTTTTTGTTCTTCCCCGTTACAAGAGCCTCTACGATTCTGCCGCTTGTCGGGTTGACTTCTGAGTCAAGCATCAAATATCACATTTGGCTCGGACATATCTCAAACTTTCTCTTCCTTGTTCACACCGTCGTGTTCCTTATCTACTGGGCCATGATCAATAAGTTGATGGAG ACGTTTGCATGGAATCCGACATATGTGCCTAATCTAGCGGGTACAATAGCTATGGTGATTGGAATAGCCATGTGGGTGACGAGTTTACCATACTACAGACGAAAGAAGTTTGAGATTTTCTTCTACACTCACCATCTATACGGTCCCTACGTAATATTCTACGTGATCCATGTTGGAGACTCGTGGCTATGCATGATCTTGCCCaacatcttcctcttcttcattgACCGCTACTTGAGGTTTTTGCAATCCACCAAGAGATCTAGACTTGTCTCTGCTCGGATCTTACCTTCAGACAACCTCGAGCTCACTTTCGCCAAAACACCAG GACTACATTATACACCAACGAGCATATTGTTTCTATATGTTCCGAGCATTTCCAAGCTTCAATGGCATCCATTCACAATAACTTCAAGCTGCAACTTGGAGAAAGATACACTGAGTGTTGTCATCAGAAGACAGGGAAGTTGGACTCAAAAGCTTTACACCCATATCTCTTCTTCCATCGATTCTCTGGAGGTTTCTACTGAAGGTCCTTATGGCCCTAACTCCATAGATTTGAG CCG GCATGACTCACTGATCCTGGTGAGCGGGGGAAGTGGAATTACTCCCTTCATTTCCGTTATCAGAGAACTCATATTCCAGAGCCAAAGCCAAAGCCCAAAACTACCAGATGTTCTTCTTGTTTGTGCCTTTAAACACTACCATGATCTTGCGTTTTTAGACATAATATTCCCATCAGATATTTCAGTCTAAGACATTTCTAGGCTGAATCTGCGGATCGAGGCCTATATAACACAAGAAGACAAGAAGCCAGAGACAGATAATGATCACAGATTTTTGCAGAAAAAGTGGTTTAAACCGCATCCTCTAGACTCTCCCATCTCACCTGTCCTTGGACCCAACAACTTACTCTGGCTCGGAGTGGTGATCTTATCATCATTTGTCATGTTTCTCTTGCTCATAGCGATTGTCACACGCTATTATATATACCCTGTTGATCATAACACAGGAAGTATCTACAATTTCTCCTATAGAGGGCTCTGGGACATGTTCCTAGGTTGCGTCTGTATTTTCATTGCTTCAAGCATAGTTTTCTTGTGGCGCAAGAAACAGAACAAGGAAGGAGAAAAAGAGTCCAAGAAGCAAGTACAGAGCGTAGATATTCAGACGCCTACGTCTTCTCCAGGTTCATGGTTCTGCGGCCACGAGAGAGAGCTCGAGAGCGTTCCGTATCAGTCTATAGTACATGCCACTTCAGTTCATTTCGGTTCCAAACCTAATCTGAAAA AAATTCTGTTTGAGGCAGAAGGTTCAGAAGACGTTGGAGTGATGGTGTGTGGGCCAAGAAAGATGAGGCATGAGGTGGCAAGGATATGCTCATCTGGTTTAGCTAAAAACCTTCACTTTGAGGCAATTAGTTTCAACTGGTGA